Proteins from one Phyllobacterium zundukense genomic window:
- the mobA gene encoding molybdenum cofactor guanylyltransferase MobA yields MRIAGIILAGGQSRRMDGVDKALLPFGDRRVIDHVYARLSRQIEPVALNSNNEPMLFSDLPAPVIPDDIDGFAGPLAGVLAAMEWANNQALPFTHIVTVATDTPFFPDNLVDTLRQAVADAPRGHIGVAASGNRLHPVFGLWPVFLKSDLRRWLSNEKNRRVVAWIEGHPHKIAEFPIMTTQSGASLDPFFNINTPEDIAEARQRWSAIP; encoded by the coding sequence GTGAGAATTGCGGGTATAATACTGGCTGGCGGTCAATCGCGAAGGATGGACGGAGTTGACAAGGCATTGCTGCCGTTTGGCGACCGGCGCGTGATCGATCACGTCTATGCGCGTTTGTCGCGTCAAATCGAACCGGTGGCTTTGAACAGCAATAACGAGCCGATGCTATTTTCGGATTTGCCGGCTCCCGTGATCCCCGACGACATTGACGGGTTTGCTGGTCCCCTTGCCGGAGTTCTGGCTGCGATGGAGTGGGCAAACAATCAGGCGCTGCCGTTCACTCACATTGTCACAGTGGCGACGGACACGCCATTCTTTCCCGACAATCTTGTTGATACATTGCGCCAAGCTGTCGCAGATGCTCCTCGAGGACACATCGGAGTTGCAGCTTCTGGAAACAGGCTGCACCCGGTTTTCGGCCTCTGGCCAGTTTTCCTGAAGAGCGATCTTCGCCGTTGGTTGAGCAACGAAAAGAACCGCCGTGTCGTTGCCTGGATCGAGGGCCATCCGCACAAGATTGCGGAATTCCCGATCATGACAACGCAATCCGGGGCGTCTCTCGACCCGTTCTTCAACATCAATACACCTGAAGATATTGCCGAAGCCCGGCAGCGGTGGAGTGCCATACCATGA
- a CDS encoding DMT family transporter: MALSPNLRGSLFMAIGMASFTFNDATVKFVAEDLNMGQVMLVRSSISTVLILALAWHKGMLVPLREALHKMTVLRIIGEVVGTVTFLVALVHVPLALTSAILQALPLVVTLGAALFFGEPVGWRRWIAIIVGFIGVLIIVRPSHEGVSPYILLIVITVIFASMRDLATRKVPRTIPVLMISALTSIGVGLAGIGMIGPLGGWTPMSLTNILLLTLAACCVMVAYHFIILAMREGEIAFVAPFRYTSLIWAILLGYLFFGDLPDVPMIIGSIVVIGSGLYTLYRERIVGRLKPVATTTAATTSPDGV, from the coding sequence TTGGCGCTATCTCCCAATTTGCGTGGCAGTCTTTTCATGGCCATCGGCATGGCCAGTTTCACGTTCAACGATGCGACGGTCAAATTCGTTGCGGAAGACCTGAATATGGGCCAGGTCATGCTCGTACGCAGCTCGATCTCGACCGTACTTATCCTTGCTCTCGCCTGGCACAAGGGAATGCTGGTTCCCTTGCGTGAGGCGCTTCACAAGATGACCGTGTTGCGGATCATCGGCGAAGTGGTCGGCACGGTTACGTTTCTTGTCGCTCTGGTTCACGTACCTCTCGCATTGACGTCGGCAATTCTGCAGGCCCTGCCCTTGGTGGTGACCCTTGGAGCTGCATTGTTTTTCGGTGAGCCGGTTGGTTGGCGGCGTTGGATTGCGATCATTGTCGGCTTTATCGGCGTACTGATAATCGTCCGGCCAAGCCATGAAGGTGTCAGTCCATACATTCTTCTGATCGTCATCACGGTAATTTTTGCCTCAATGCGTGATCTCGCGACGCGCAAGGTCCCAAGGACCATCCCGGTACTGATGATCTCCGCGCTAACCTCGATAGGTGTGGGACTTGCCGGGATAGGCATGATCGGTCCGCTGGGCGGATGGACACCAATGTCACTGACAAACATCTTGCTGCTGACACTTGCGGCCTGCTGCGTCATGGTCGCGTATCACTTCATCATTCTAGCCATGCGAGAAGGCGAAATTGCCTTCGTAGCTCCATTTCGCTACACCAGTCTGATCTGGGCAATATTGCTCGGTTATCTGTTTTTTGGCGATCTGCCGGATGTCCCCATGATCATCGGCTCCATCGTCGTGATTGGCAGCGGGCTTTATACACTTTACCGTGAGCGCATCGTCGGCCGGTTGAAGCCGGTCGCAACCACAACGGCGGCGACGACGTCACCTGATGGAGTATAG
- the moaA gene encoding GTP 3',8-cyclase MoaA, translated as MIDPFGRTITYLRVSVTDRCDFRCTYCMSEHMTFLPKKDLLTLEELDRLCTAFIEKGVKKLRLTGGEPLVRKNIMHLIGELSRHLQSGALEELTLTTNGSQLARFAPELAGHGVKRINVSLDTLDPDKFRAITRWGDFNRVMEGLDAAQKAGIKVKLNAVALKGFNDQEIPEMIRWAHGRGMDLTLIETMPMGEIELDRTDQYLPLSLLRTKLSEEFTLNDIAYKTGGPARYVEIEETGGRVGFITPMTHNFCESCNRVRLTCTGTLYMCLGQEDAADLREPLRASESNELLNDAIDEAIGRKPKGHDFIIDRRHNRPAVSRHMSVTGG; from the coding sequence ATGATCGACCCTTTCGGGCGAACGATCACCTATTTGCGCGTATCGGTGACGGACCGCTGCGATTTCCGCTGCACCTATTGCATGTCGGAACACATGACATTCCTGCCGAAGAAGGATCTGCTGACGCTCGAGGAGCTGGATCGGCTTTGCACGGCATTCATAGAGAAGGGCGTGAAAAAACTGCGTCTTACCGGCGGCGAGCCGCTGGTTCGCAAGAATATCATGCACCTGATCGGCGAGCTTTCGCGGCACCTGCAGTCCGGTGCGCTGGAAGAGTTGACTCTCACCACGAACGGCTCGCAGCTCGCACGCTTTGCGCCCGAGCTGGCCGGCCATGGCGTCAAGCGCATCAATGTATCGCTAGATACGCTGGATCCTGATAAATTCCGGGCCATTACCCGCTGGGGTGACTTCAACCGGGTTATGGAAGGTCTCGACGCTGCGCAAAAGGCAGGCATCAAGGTCAAGCTGAATGCAGTTGCTCTTAAAGGCTTCAACGATCAAGAGATTCCGGAGATGATTCGCTGGGCCCATGGGCGCGGCATGGATTTGACGCTGATCGAAACGATGCCAATGGGTGAAATCGAACTCGATCGTACAGACCAGTACCTGCCGCTGTCGCTGCTTCGTACCAAACTCAGCGAAGAGTTCACCTTGAACGACATCGCCTACAAGACCGGCGGTCCTGCCCGCTATGTCGAGATCGAGGAAACTGGCGGACGTGTCGGATTCATCACACCGATGACACATAATTTCTGCGAGAGCTGCAACCGGGTACGTCTGACCTGCACCGGCACGCTTTACATGTGCCTTGGACAGGAAGACGCTGCTGACCTGCGCGAACCATTGCGTGCGTCAGAAAGTAATGAACTTCTGAACGACGCTATTGACGAAGCAATTGGCCGCAAGCCGAAGGGCCATGATTTCATCATCGACCGCCGTCACAATCGCCCTGCTGTCTCCCGCCACATGAGCGTCACAGGAGGTTAA
- a CDS encoding DUF971 domain-containing protein — protein sequence MTDAWPKELRVSKDRRSLTIVFDNGESYVLTAELLRVASPSAEVQGHSPEQRQTVPGKINVEIAKMEPVGNYAVRIIFDDMHDTGLFSWDYLIDLGRNKDTRWQAYLDELAEKGLSREPFTPRRVT from the coding sequence ATGACTGATGCCTGGCCCAAAGAACTGCGCGTAAGCAAAGACCGCCGATCGCTTACGATCGTCTTCGACAATGGGGAAAGCTATGTGCTTACGGCGGAGCTTTTACGGGTCGCGTCACCTTCGGCGGAAGTACAAGGGCACTCGCCCGAACAGCGCCAGACAGTGCCGGGCAAAATAAATGTCGAGATTGCCAAGATGGAACCCGTTGGAAATTATGCTGTGCGCATCATTTTTGACGATATGCACGATACTGGCCTGTTCAGTTGGGACTATTTGATCGATCTTGGGCGTAACAAGGATACACGCTGGCAGGCCTATCTCGACGAACTTGCCGAAAAGGGTTTAAGCCGCGAACCGTTCACGCCGCGGCGAGTGACTTGA
- a CDS encoding murein L,D-transpeptidase: MNSRSKKNAILLAAMLSATAIPMSPASAANNLMELLFGNRRVESRPVDQTHQVHPGRLQDANVRRPTVPIKRVVVTAPTNYDYKPEGLVQIDFSKVDPQITASADHGTDISPSMAMDEFGLKIDHLKAAHVLAEKEISDAIVSYYATKQRPIWTASYDVTRQAKAVVALFAKAADDGLDPQDYAVTVPSDDYDRANIPARLKELADFELSMSARALRYAMDQGEGRINPNRLSGFHDFAMGRIKPREVIEQLASSNDPAATLAAFEPQNKWYTELKENLRELGDTNEPTVSIAPGTMIRPGDTSAELRNVVALIRAKAPQDYLATHKIVLAAHENSYVYDESLVEAIKDFQKAQGRKADGIIGSSTIKSLQTETILSKRNRILYSMERLRWLPHDFGKRYVFINQPAYRAQYFNDNTEKLAMNIVVGSPTNQTYFFDDTIETVVFNPSWGVPRSIILNEMMPKILSNPSYLENSGYEVYDKTGRVVPSSSINWYQVASNGGGVGIRQKPSLDNALGELKILFPNSHDIYMHDTPAKSYFKRDMRALSHGCIRLERPRDMAAAVLGVPVEDLKQYFGKNERSVKVKDQLPVYVSYFTAWPDATTGEIRYYDDIYERDAYLEKAFVKTRAMRQATSVQTAKL, translated from the coding sequence ATGAATTCCCGTTCCAAGAAAAATGCAATCTTACTGGCCGCGATGTTGTCGGCGACAGCCATCCCGATGTCGCCGGCATCGGCAGCCAATAACCTGATGGAACTGCTGTTCGGCAATCGCCGCGTCGAGTCGCGTCCTGTCGACCAAACACATCAGGTCCATCCTGGCAGGCTGCAGGATGCGAACGTGCGGCGTCCAACCGTCCCTATCAAGCGTGTGGTCGTCACAGCGCCGACAAACTATGACTACAAGCCCGAAGGGTTGGTTCAGATCGATTTTTCAAAAGTGGATCCGCAGATCACGGCTTCAGCCGATCATGGCACGGATATCTCGCCATCAATGGCGATGGATGAATTTGGTCTGAAGATCGACCATCTGAAGGCTGCTCACGTTCTGGCAGAAAAGGAAATCTCTGACGCGATCGTTTCATATTATGCCACGAAGCAGCGACCGATCTGGACGGCTTCCTATGATGTGACACGACAGGCCAAGGCAGTCGTGGCGCTTTTTGCAAAGGCTGCCGACGATGGTCTTGATCCACAAGACTATGCAGTTACGGTGCCGAGTGACGATTATGACCGTGCCAACATTCCAGCGCGGTTAAAGGAGCTTGCAGATTTCGAGTTGTCGATGTCGGCACGAGCGCTGCGCTACGCCATGGATCAGGGTGAGGGCCGCATCAATCCAAACCGCCTCAGCGGGTTCCATGACTTTGCTATGGGTCGGATCAAGCCGCGCGAAGTGATCGAACAGCTCGCTTCGTCGAACGATCCCGCTGCGACGCTTGCTGCTTTCGAACCACAGAATAAATGGTATACCGAGCTCAAAGAAAATCTGCGCGAACTCGGTGATACGAATGAGCCGACTGTGAGCATTGCTCCCGGCACAATGATCCGCCCGGGTGACACAAGCGCTGAACTTCGCAATGTCGTAGCGCTGATCCGGGCGAAAGCGCCGCAGGACTATTTGGCAACGCACAAGATTGTGTTGGCCGCACACGAAAACAGCTATGTCTATGACGAGAGTCTCGTCGAAGCCATCAAGGATTTTCAGAAGGCGCAGGGGCGCAAGGCCGACGGTATAATCGGCAGCAGCACCATCAAGTCGCTTCAAACTGAAACAATTCTGTCCAAGCGGAACCGTATTCTTTATTCCATGGAGCGGCTGCGCTGGCTGCCGCATGATTTTGGCAAGCGCTATGTCTTCATCAATCAGCCTGCGTACCGGGCCCAGTACTTCAACGACAACACAGAAAAACTGGCGATGAACATCGTGGTTGGATCACCCACGAACCAGACCTATTTCTTTGACGATACGATCGAGACTGTTGTCTTCAACCCATCCTGGGGAGTGCCGCGCTCGATCATTCTCAACGAGATGATGCCGAAAATACTCAGCAATCCGTCCTATCTCGAAAACAGTGGATACGAGGTCTATGACAAGACGGGTCGCGTGGTTCCGTCGAGCTCGATCAATTGGTATCAGGTTGCTTCAAATGGCGGCGGTGTTGGCATTCGCCAGAAGCCGAGCCTCGATAATGCTCTTGGTGAATTGAAGATCCTCTTCCCGAACAGTCACGACATCTACATGCACGACACGCCGGCCAAGTCTTATTTCAAACGGGACATGCGGGCATTGAGCCATGGCTGTATCCGCCTGGAGCGTCCACGTGACATGGCCGCAGCAGTGCTCGGCGTTCCGGTCGAAGATCTGAAACAATACTTCGGCAAGAACGAACGCAGCGTGAAGGTGAAGGACCAGTTGCCGGTCTACGTATCCTATTTCACAGCGTGGCCGGATGCGACGACAGGCGAGATCAGGTATTACGACGACATCTACGAACGTGACGCTTATCTGGAAAAGGCCTTCGTCAAGACGCGGGCAATGCGACAGGCAACAAGTGTCCAGACCGCGAAGCTATAA
- a CDS encoding proteasome-type protease gives MTYCVGLKLDRGLVFMSDTRTNAGVDNISTFKKMYTWAKTGDRVITLVSSGNLATTQAVISILNERTKEPSERSPSIYEMPSMFQTARLVGDTIRHVIDEVDSGGQRADSFGASIILGGQIKGGDPRLFLIYPEGNFIEATPDTPFFQIGEHKYGKPIIVRSYDPALTFEEATKLLLVSFDSTLKSNLSVGLPLDLQFYESDSLKLGFEKRIERHDPYYEMISDGWSQALKLAFQSLPPFEIKND, from the coding sequence ATGACTTACTGCGTGGGGCTCAAACTGGACCGCGGCCTTGTGTTCATGTCTGACACCAGAACAAATGCTGGTGTCGACAATATTTCCACATTCAAGAAAATGTATACGTGGGCCAAAACGGGCGATCGTGTTATCACGCTGGTTTCTTCTGGTAACCTGGCAACGACCCAAGCGGTCATCAGCATCCTGAATGAACGCACCAAGGAGCCATCCGAACGGTCGCCGTCGATTTACGAAATGCCATCGATGTTCCAGACGGCAAGGCTCGTTGGCGATACAATAAGACATGTCATCGACGAGGTGGATTCCGGCGGGCAACGCGCCGATTCATTCGGCGCCTCGATTATCCTTGGAGGTCAGATCAAAGGCGGCGATCCGCGGCTTTTCCTGATTTATCCTGAGGGGAATTTCATTGAAGCGACGCCGGACACACCCTTCTTCCAGATCGGTGAGCACAAGTATGGAAAGCCGATTATCGTGCGGTCCTATGACCCCGCGCTGACTTTCGAGGAAGCGACGAAGCTGTTGCTGGTTTCTTTCGATTCGACGTTGAAATCCAATCTGTCAGTTGGCCTGCCGCTGGACTTGCAGTTTTACGAGTCGGACAGTCTCAAGCTAGGTTTCGAAAAACGTATCGAACGCCATGATCCTTATTATGAAATGATTTCGGATGGCTGGTCGCAGGCCTTGAAACTTGCATTCCAGAGTCTGCCACCTTTCGAAATCAAAAACGACTAG